The nucleotide sequence ACCTTCTGCAGAACCACCTTCTCGAGGCCGGGGTCACTGACCAGGCCTGGCACCTGCATCCCTCGCGTTCCGGCGTCGCCGACCGTGGACTCGATCGGCACTGGGGCTGGGAGACCCCGGGCTCGCTGCTGCGGGGACACTTCCTCGGTCACTGGATGTCGGCGGCGGCGCGCGAAATCGCCACCACCGGGGACCCGGTGCTGCGAGGCCGCCTCGAGAACGTTGTGGCTGCATTGGAGCGGTGCCAGGACGAGAACGGCGGGGAATGGGTGTTCGCCACCCCCGAGTCGTTTCTGCGGCGACTGGGCGAAGGCCGCGAGACGTGGGCGCCCCAGTACGCGATCCACAAGACCTTCATGGGGCTGATGGACGTATGGCGGGACCTCGGCGACGAGCGCGCCCTCGCGATCGCGAACCGCGCGGCGGCGGCGATCGCCCGGTGGGCGCGCGGGTTCGACACCGCGAGCTTCCAGCGGATCCTCGATGTCGAGACGGGTGGAATGCTCGAGGTGTGGGCTGACCTGCTCGAGGCCACCGGTGACGAGCAGTACCGCGAGCTGCTCGACCGCTACTGGCACGGCGCTGTCTTCGACCCGCTGCGGGCGGGCGACGACGTGCTCACGAACATGCACGCCAACACCACGATCCCCGAGGTGCTCGGGGCCGCCCGCGCCTACGAGGTCACCGGAGAGGGGCGGTGGCGCGACGTCGTGACCGCGTACTGGCGGTCCGCGGTCGTGGAGCGCGGCACGTTCTGCACCGGCGGGCAGACCTCGGGAGAGATCTGGACGCCGCCCTTCGCGTTCGCCGCCCGCCGGGGGTCGAAGACCCAGGAGCATTGCTCGGTGTACAACATGATCCGGCTGGCGGACGTGGTCTTCCGCTGGACCGGAGATGTCGAGGCGCTGGACTACATCGAGACCAACCTGCACAACGGCCTGCTCGCACAGCAGAACCCGCGCACCGGCATGGTGGCGTACTTCCTCCCGCTCGAAGGCGGCGCACGCAAGGAGTGGGGCAGCCCCACCGAGGACTTCTGGTGCTGCCACGGCACGCTCGTGCAGGCGCACACCCGTCATGCTCAGTCTGCCCTCTACGCCGCACCGGGCGGCGCCTTGACGGTGGCGCAGTACGTGCCGGTCCGGGGTGACTTCCCCGACCGGGGCGCACGCATCGACATCGTCGTCCTCGACGACGCGCGGTACGTCGGTCCCGACGCCAATGCCGGACCGGGCGGCGACCGTCATCGTCCGCGGGCGCTTCGCGTGCGCGTCACCGTCACAGGAAGCGCGAGTCAGGTGCGTCTGCGCGTGCCGGCGTGGATCTCGGCCGAACCCCGCGTGCACACCGAGGCGTCCTGGCAGCGCGCGGACCGGTGGCTCGACGTCGCTCATCCCGGCGGCGAGACCGAGATCGCGGTGGAGTTCCCGTTCGTCGTACGGACGGTGCCGATCCCCGACGAGCCGGCGACAGTCGCCTTCGTGGAGGGTCCGACCGTCCTGGCGGGCCTGGTCGATCGCGAAGTGGCGCTCATCGGTGATTCGGACGACGCGGCTACGATGCTCGCGCCCGATGACGAGCGGCAGTGGACTCAATGGCTCACGCGCTATCGAAGCGTGGGGCAGTCCCAGGCGATCCGGTTCGTGCCGTTGCACGAGGTGGTCGACGAGCGCTACTCGGTGTACTTCCCGGTGCGCTCGGCGTAGCTTCGCCGACCTACATCGCGGTGCGGGTCGAGCCGCGTTCGACGAGCTCGGTCGGCATGACGATCGCCTCGGGCGCCACCTCATCCCCGGCTGCGGAGCGGGCCAGAAGACGCACTGCGGTCGCGGCCATCTCGCGGATGGGCTGGCGGATGGTCGTGAGCGACGGCTGCAGCCAACGCGCCCCCCGAACGTCGTCGAAGCCGACCACGAGCACGTCGCGGGGGATGCCGAGCCCGCTGTCGGTGACCGCCCGATAAGCGCCGGCGGCCATCTCGTCCGAGCAGGCGAAGATCCCCACGGGGCCTTCGCCGCCGAGCTCCGACAGTGCCCGTGCGCACGCACGGCGAGCGTCCCACGCGCTCCAGTCGGCGCTCGTCCGTACGCACGGCGCTCCGGGCGCGAGCTCGCCCAGGGCTGCGGTGAACCCGTCGACACGCGCGCGTCCGTACCGGTACGAGGGTGCGCCGCCGATGACGATGAAGCGACGGGCTCCCCGGGAGATGAGGTGCTCGGCGGCCGCCGAACCACCCGCCCGGTCGGTCGTGCGGACGCTCGGCAGCGGCCTGGACGACTCGGAGGGGGGCTCCATCAGCACGAGGGGGATGCCGGCGCGGTGCATCGCGAGGATCTGCGTGCTCGTGGGGGTGATGAGTCCGACGACGACGCCGGCGGAGCCGCGGGAACGGATGCGTTCGGGCCAGTCGTGCGCGGGGTCGTCCCGCTCGGCTGTCAGCACGAGGTCGTAGCCGAGCGACGAAGCGGTGGTGCGGGCTCCCGCGGTGATCTCCTCGGTGTACGGGTCGTGGAAGTGCCCGAGGACGAGGTCGAACATCAACGAGGTGCCACGGCGCGGCCGGCCCCGCCCCGCACCGGTGCCGGGGTAACCGAGCTCGGCCGCCGCGCGGAGGACTGCAGCTCGCGTCTCGGCGGCCATCTCGCCCCGCGCGCGGAGCGCCCGCGACGCCGTGGCGACACTCACCCCTGCGTGTTCGGCCACCGCACTGAGGGTCACACGTGCGCCGTCGCTCATAGAGCCATTTTTGCGCAAAGTTCATACGCTTCGCTTCCGCGCGGTGGCAGTGTGACGGCGTAGCACCCGTCGATGCGGAGGATGAAGTCGATGACGACGACATACGAGGGACGCCGCGCCCTGATCGTGCGCGGTGGATGGGAGGGTCACCGACCCGTCGAGGCGACCGAGATCTTCGTGCCGTTCCTGGAGCAGCAGGGCTTCGACGTGCGCATCGAGGAGTCCAATGAGGTCTACGCCGACCGTGAGGTGATGAACCGCACCGACCTGATCCTGCAGTGCGTGACGATGTCCGAGATCTCGGCCGATGCGCTCGCCGGCCTGCGCGGCGCCGTCGAACGCGGCACCGGCCTGGCCGGCTGGCACGGCGGCATCGCCGACTCGTACCGGAACAGCTCCGACTACCTGCAGCTGATCGGCGGTCAGTTCGCCACCCACCCGTCCAGGCACCCGGACGCGCGCGAGGGCGTCGAGGCCGACAACTTCCTCTGCTACACGGTCGACCTCACGGACCTCGGGCGCTCGCACGAGATCATGGTCGGCGTCGAGGACTTCACCCTCCGCACCGAGCAGTACTGGGTGCTCACCGACGACCTCAACGACGTGCTGGCCACGACCACTCATCCAGTCCAGCCGTACCACCCCTGGCATCGCCCCATCACCTCGCCCGCCGTGTGGACGCGCGAGTGGGGTCAGGGTCGCGTCTTCGTCGCGACCCCCGGTCACAGTCTGTCCGTCCTGCGCGACGTCAGCGTCCGCACCATCATCGAACGGGGAATGCTCTGGGCGACTCGCCGTCCATGACCACGGCGGCCTGGCCGTGATAGATGACGCGGGATGGGTCCGGACCCGCAGCCCGGGCGTCAACCCGCCGTGCGCACACGGAACACGGTCGCCGCCGTCGCGAGGAGGACGACGACGGCGCCGCACCAGCGCGCGGTCACGCCGAGGGCCAGCGAGAGGCCATGTCGGCCGCGGGCCTCAACCATGGCGGATTCCACAAGCACTTCGGCTCCAAGGACGAGCTGATGGCGGCGGCGGCATCCGGGATCGGCTCGACCGCGTCGCGGCCGAGAGCCCGGGCGGCAGCGCTGCGCTGGACCCGGCTGGTGGACGAATACCCGACGTCGTCGCACCGGGACGCGCCGGCTCGTGGGTGCGCGAATGCCGCACTCGCCGCAGCCGCCGCTCGCGGCAGGACCCGGCCCCTCGTGCGGCCTGGATCGAGGGGCCGGAGGAGACGCTCCCGTCTCGAGCCGATGGCTGAGGCAGGCGGTCGACGGGGCCGGGAATGACGAAACCCCCGCGATGTAGAAGCTACGCGGGGGTTTCAGTGGCTCCGACCGGCATCGATCCGGTGACCTTTCGATTTTCAGTCGAACGCTCTACCAACTGAGCTACAGAGCCTTGCGGCATCTCTTATACAAGACCTGCCGCGTCCTAGACGAAAGGCCCTCTTCGAAAAAAGGGCCCGTCGCTCGGAGCGACCCTGACGGGACTTGAACCCGCGACCTCCGCCGTGACAGGGCGGCACGCTAACCAACTGCGCTACAGGGCCATGCTTGTTGAGTTATTGAGTGACCCCAACGGGATTCGAACCCGTGCTACCGCCGTGAAAGGGCGGCGTCCTAGGCCGCTAAACGATGGGGCCGGGTGAACCTTTGGGGCTCACTGCCGAGGACCAAGCATACGTAACTCCCCGCGAAAACGCGAATCGAGGGCGCGCCGCCCTTGTGCAACTTCTCGCAGAGGCGCACACTGACCGGGTGACCGCTACCCGAGGCGGCGGTCGCCGTCCACCTCTGGGGGGTTGCACATGTTACTGATGTTGCTAGTGTGAAACGAGTTGACGCCGCGAGGGAGGGATCCGGTGCAGCCCGAAAACGCCACTGATCAGGCCGTGTCCGACGACACCTCCGTGGACTGCGGGTGCGCTCCATCCGCCCGTGAGCAGCGGCGGCTCTGGCCGTCGATGAACCGGCGCACGGCGCTCGGGCTCGGCATCCTCGGTGTCGCGGTGCTCGGCGCCGCCGGCGGAACGCTCGGCCCGCGCGTCGCTCCCGCGTTCGCCGCCGACTACCCGTCGTGGGACGACGTCGTCGCCGCGAAGAACAACGAGACGGCCAAAGCCGCCGAGATCACGAAGATCCAGCAGCTGATCGCGGGGCTCGAGGCCGACGTCGCCGCGAAGCAGCAGGTCGCGCAGCAGCTCGCCGACGAGTTCTACGTGGCTCAGCAGGCGTACTTCGACGCGGCTCTGCGAGCGGACCAGCTGCAGCAGCAGGCCGACGAGCAGGCCGGAGCCGCGCTGGAGGCCGCGAACAAGGCCGGCCGGGTCGCGGCGCAGCTCTATCGCAACGGGGGCGACGACACGTCGCTGGAGCTCTTCTTCGCGGGCTCGGCCGCGGGCGCCGACGACCTGCTGGCGCGACTGGGCACGATGGACAAGCTCGTCCAGCGCAACCAGGACGTGTACGCGCAGGCCGTCACCGCACGCGACTCGGCGCAGAGCCTGAGCGACCAGGCAGCCGTGCAGCGCGCCGAGCGCGACCGGCTGCAGAAGATTGCCGAAGAGAAGATGGTCGCCGCGCAGAAGGCCGCCGACGAGGCGCAGGCCGCGCTCGACGCGCAGAACGCGAAGCGCGGCGAACTCGAGGCACAGCTCGCGGCCCTGCAGGACGCGACGGCGAAGACCATCGCGGACTACCAAGAGGGTGAGCGCCTCCGCAAGGAGGAAGAGGAGCGACAGCGGCAGGCCGCGGCGGCAGCAGCGCGCGCCGAGGCGGAGCGCCTCGCCCAGCAGAACCAGGGCGGTGGCGGTGGCGGTGGAGGCGGCAGTGGCGGCGGAGGAGCCGTCGTCGGCTCGGGCTGGGCGCGACCCTCGTCCGGCTGGCGCAGCTCCGGCTACGGCCCCCGCACCGTGCAGTGCGGCAACAGCTACTGCTCCAGCGGCTTCCACTACGGCGTCGACCTCGCGGCCGGCTGCAGTTCGGGGATCTACGCCGCATCGGCGGGTCGCGTCGTCTACGCCGGCTGGAACGGCGGCTACGGCAATTACATCAAGATCGACCACGGCGGCGGCATCGGCACCGGCTACGGCCACATCCGCTCGGGCGGCATCTTCGTCGGCGTCGGGCAGTGGGTGAACGCCGGCCAGCTCATCGCGAGCGAGGGCAACACCGGCAACTCGTTCGGCTGCCACCTGCACTTCGAGACCTACGTCAACGGCGGCACGACGAATCCCATCAACTTCATGGCGGAGCGCGGCATCTCGGTCTGACCGACAACACGCCTGAAACGACGAGAACCGGATGCCGCGGCATCCGGTTCTCGCATGAGAAGACAGGTCAGAGCGTGCTGGGGGCGACGCCCTCACCCTGCGTGCGGGTCTCGGCGTCGTGCTCCTTGAAGCGGTCGAAGGCCTCGCCGACCAGTCGCTCGGCCTCGGCGGCGTTCGCCCACTCGTCGACCTTGACCCACTTGTTGGGCTCGAGGTCCTTGTAGTGCTCGAAGAAGTGCGCGATCTCCTTCTGCAGGTATTCGGAGATGTCGCCGACGTCCTGGATGTGGGCCCACCGCGGGTCCTTGGCGAGCACCGCGACGACCTTGTCGTCGCCGCCGGCCTCGTCGCTCATCTTGAGCACGCCGACGGGACGCACGCTCGCGAGGATGCCGGGCGCCAGGTCGACGTCGAGGATCACCAGAACGTCGAGCGGGTCGCCGTCCTCACCGAGGGTGTTCTCGAAGAACCCGTAGTTGGTGGGGTAGCCCATGGGCGTGTAGAGGATGCGGTCGAGGAACACGCGGCCCGTGCCGTGGTCGACCTCGTACTTCACGCGGCTGCCGCGCGGGATCTCGATGACGGCGTCGTACGCGCCCATAGTGGTGCTCCTTCGAAGACTGTG is from Microbacterium sp. LWH3-1.2 and encodes:
- a CDS encoding beta-L-arabinofuranosidase domain-containing protein, with translation MTLHPATPAPAATALAPERVRLAPGTFENRRRLNREYLVSLTERNLLQNHLLEAGVTDQAWHLHPSRSGVADRGLDRHWGWETPGSLLRGHFLGHWMSAAAREIATTGDPVLRGRLENVVAALERCQDENGGEWVFATPESFLRRLGEGRETWAPQYAIHKTFMGLMDVWRDLGDERALAIANRAAAAIARWARGFDTASFQRILDVETGGMLEVWADLLEATGDEQYRELLDRYWHGAVFDPLRAGDDVLTNMHANTTIPEVLGAARAYEVTGEGRWRDVVTAYWRSAVVERGTFCTGGQTSGEIWTPPFAFAARRGSKTQEHCSVYNMIRLADVVFRWTGDVEALDYIETNLHNGLLAQQNPRTGMVAYFLPLEGGARKEWGSPTEDFWCCHGTLVQAHTRHAQSALYAAPGGALTVAQYVPVRGDFPDRGARIDIVVLDDARYVGPDANAGPGGDRHRPRALRVRVTVTGSASQVRLRVPAWISAEPRVHTEASWQRADRWLDVAHPGGETEIAVEFPFVVRTVPIPDEPATVAFVEGPTVLAGLVDREVALIGDSDDAATMLAPDDERQWTQWLTRYRSVGQSQAIRFVPLHEVVDERYSVYFPVRSA
- a CDS encoding ThuA domain-containing protein, giving the protein MTTTYEGRRALIVRGGWEGHRPVEATEIFVPFLEQQGFDVRIEESNEVYADREVMNRTDLILQCVTMSEISADALAGLRGAVERGTGLAGWHGGIADSYRNSSDYLQLIGGQFATHPSRHPDAREGVEADNFLCYTVDLTDLGRSHEIMVGVEDFTLRTEQYWVLTDDLNDVLATTTHPVQPYHPWHRPITSPAVWTREWGQGRVFVATPGHSLSVLRDVSVRTIIERGMLWATRRP
- the ppa gene encoding inorganic diphosphatase, which gives rise to MGAYDAVIEIPRGSRVKYEVDHGTGRVFLDRILYTPMGYPTNYGFFENTLGEDGDPLDVLVILDVDLAPGILASVRPVGVLKMSDEAGGDDKVVAVLAKDPRWAHIQDVGDISEYLQKEIAHFFEHYKDLEPNKWVKVDEWANAAEAERLVGEAFDRFKEHDAETRTQGEGVAPSTL
- a CDS encoding peptidoglycan DD-metalloendopeptidase family protein, which encodes MSDDTSVDCGCAPSAREQRRLWPSMNRRTALGLGILGVAVLGAAGGTLGPRVAPAFAADYPSWDDVVAAKNNETAKAAEITKIQQLIAGLEADVAAKQQVAQQLADEFYVAQQAYFDAALRADQLQQQADEQAGAALEAANKAGRVAAQLYRNGGDDTSLELFFAGSAAGADDLLARLGTMDKLVQRNQDVYAQAVTARDSAQSLSDQAAVQRAERDRLQKIAEEKMVAAQKAADEAQAALDAQNAKRGELEAQLAALQDATAKTIADYQEGERLRKEEEERQRQAAAAAARAEAERLAQQNQGGGGGGGGGSGGGGAVVGSGWARPSSGWRSSGYGPRTVQCGNSYCSSGFHYGVDLAAGCSSGIYAASAGRVVYAGWNGGYGNYIKIDHGGGIGTGYGHIRSGGIFVGVGQWVNAGQLIASEGNTGNSFGCHLHFETYVNGGTTNPINFMAERGISV
- a CDS encoding LacI family DNA-binding transcriptional regulator, whose protein sequence is MSDGARVTLSAVAEHAGVSVATASRALRARGEMAAETRAAVLRAAAELGYPGTGAGRGRPRRGTSLMFDLVLGHFHDPYTEEITAGARTTASSLGYDLVLTAERDDPAHDWPERIRSRGSAGVVVGLITPTSTQILAMHRAGIPLVLMEPPSESSRPLPSVRTTDRAGGSAAAEHLISRGARRFIVIGGAPSYRYGRARVDGFTAALGELAPGAPCVRTSADWSAWDARRACARALSELGGEGPVGIFACSDEMAAGAYRAVTDSGLGIPRDVLVVGFDDVRGARWLQPSLTTIRQPIREMAATAVRLLARSAAGDEVAPEAIVMPTELVERGSTRTAM